Proteins encoded by one window of Halorubrum ruber:
- a CDS encoding cell division FtsA domain-containing protein, whose amino-acid sequence MSDDESTDINESDESAAVGVKLGSTRTVLDIPDGRGGRERHSILTCLATYEDAITGEEKVLFGEEAAVEYPDRVRFMLRSGLPEDDDSVADAERFFEAVVDAHDVPEDSAVVYAVPTIDNEAGVENLKSVIEGSSIGQVETRSYPESLCGAIPAYGDGLDAIDEVFVSVNLGSTTMEACAYRRGEQLSPFSTGSVTGNEVDRRIVAAVEEETQGRVHIDRTTAREYKEQHGDVYDFEPFTDVVQQPGGGSHEFTVDRGVQEPIDRYIDEAVDVVANEFLPELANDHMKPYQLALGRPLAVTGGMACIPGLTEEFEKRLSEELDREVEVVSPDEPALAAADGAARIAARLV is encoded by the coding sequence ATGAGCGACGACGAATCCACGGACATCAACGAATCGGACGAATCGGCGGCGGTCGGCGTGAAACTCGGCAGCACCCGGACGGTACTCGACATTCCCGACGGCCGGGGCGGCCGCGAGCGCCACTCGATACTGACCTGCCTCGCGACCTACGAGGACGCCATCACCGGCGAGGAGAAGGTGCTGTTCGGCGAGGAAGCCGCGGTGGAGTACCCCGACCGCGTGCGCTTCATGCTGCGCTCGGGCCTCCCCGAGGACGACGACAGCGTGGCGGACGCCGAGCGCTTCTTCGAGGCGGTCGTGGACGCCCACGACGTGCCCGAGGACAGCGCGGTCGTCTACGCGGTGCCGACCATCGACAACGAGGCGGGCGTCGAGAACCTCAAGTCGGTGATCGAGGGCTCCTCGATCGGGCAGGTCGAGACGCGGAGCTACCCCGAGTCGCTGTGCGGGGCGATCCCCGCCTACGGCGACGGGCTCGACGCGATCGACGAGGTGTTCGTCTCGGTGAACCTCGGCTCGACGACGATGGAGGCGTGCGCCTACCGGCGCGGCGAGCAGCTCTCGCCGTTCTCGACCGGCTCGGTGACCGGCAACGAGGTCGACCGCCGGATCGTCGCCGCCGTCGAGGAGGAGACCCAGGGCCGGGTCCACATCGACCGGACGACCGCCCGGGAGTACAAAGAGCAGCACGGCGACGTGTACGACTTCGAGCCGTTCACCGACGTGGTCCAGCAGCCGGGCGGCGGGAGCCACGAGTTCACCGTCGACCGCGGCGTCCAGGAGCCGATCGACCGCTACATCGACGAGGCGGTCGACGTCGTCGCCAACGAGTTCCTCCCCGAGCTCGCGAACGACCACATGAAGCCCTACCAGCTGGCGCTCGGGCGCCCGCTCGCCGTCACCGGCGGCATGGCGTGCATCCCCGGCCTCACCGAGGAGTTCGAGAAGCGCCTCAGCGAGGAGCTCGACCGCGAGGTCGAGGTCGTCTCGCCCGACGAGCCCGCGCTCGCGGCCGCTGACGGCGCGGCGCGCATCGCGGCGCGGCTCGTCTGA
- a CDS encoding low molecular weight phosphatase family protein, with protein MNDDVVTFGFVCVQNAGRSQMSAAFAERERRERGLDDRVEIVTGGTHPADEVHPEVVEAMRELDIDLADRVPREVSTAELDACDVVATMGCSTLTLADGVEGRDWALDDPHGQDLERVREIRDEIEGRVRGLFDEFFDEA; from the coding sequence ATGAACGACGACGTCGTCACGTTCGGGTTCGTCTGCGTCCAGAACGCCGGCCGCAGCCAGATGTCGGCGGCGTTCGCGGAGCGCGAGCGCCGCGAGCGCGGCCTCGACGACCGCGTCGAGATCGTGACCGGCGGGACGCACCCGGCCGACGAGGTCCACCCCGAGGTCGTGGAAGCGATGCGGGAACTCGACATCGACCTCGCCGACCGCGTCCCCCGGGAGGTTTCGACCGCCGAGCTCGACGCGTGCGACGTGGTCGCCACCATGGGATGTTCGACGCTGACGCTGGCCGACGGCGTCGAGGGGCGCGACTGGGCGCTCGACGACCCGCACGGACAGGACCTCGAGCGCGTCCGCGAGATCCGCGACGAGATCGAAGGACGCGTCCGAGGTCTCTTCGACGAGTTCTTCGACGAGGCGTAG
- a CDS encoding AsnC family transcriptional regulator: MRTLDETDREIIRLLLADARRPYSDIAERVDLSAPAVSDRVDRLREVGVIEGFTLQIDGDALSDGLRVLATLAVDPADAERVHEAVAAHERVEHAFLTADGEVTVAARVEEGTARDLVDEAVGLESVTELSVRPLDAHEWSPAVGDADLAVDCVECGNTVTAEGESARIDGTLYHFCCGSCRENFEERYDRIEEGA; this comes from the coding sequence ATGCGCACGCTCGACGAGACGGACCGAGAGATCATCCGGCTGCTGCTGGCCGACGCGCGGCGGCCGTACAGCGATATCGCCGAGCGGGTGGACCTGTCGGCGCCCGCGGTGTCCGACCGCGTGGACCGGCTCCGCGAGGTGGGCGTGATCGAGGGGTTCACGCTCCAGATCGACGGCGACGCGCTCTCCGACGGGCTGCGGGTCCTCGCGACGCTCGCCGTCGACCCCGCGGACGCCGAGCGCGTCCACGAGGCGGTCGCGGCCCACGAGCGCGTCGAGCACGCGTTCCTCACCGCGGACGGCGAGGTGACGGTCGCCGCGCGCGTCGAGGAGGGGACCGCCCGCGACCTCGTCGACGAGGCGGTCGGGTTAGAGAGCGTAACCGAGCTGTCGGTGCGCCCGCTCGACGCCCACGAGTGGTCGCCCGCGGTCGGGGACGCGGACCTCGCGGTCGACTGCGTCGAGTGCGGCAACACGGTCACCGCCGAGGGGGAGTCGGCCCGGATCGACGGGACGCTGTACCACTTCTGTTGCGGCTCCTGCCGGGAGAACTTCGAGGAGCGGTACGACCGGATCGAGGAGGGGGCGTAG
- a CDS encoding heavy-metal-associated domain-containing protein: MTTIDVDGMSCTGCEDNVTDALGELPGVESASADHEAGTATVEGDVDVDAVVAAIEEAGYEASA; encoded by the coding sequence ATGACGACGATAGACGTCGACGGCATGTCGTGTACTGGCTGCGAGGACAACGTGACCGACGCGCTCGGCGAGCTGCCGGGCGTCGAGTCCGCGAGCGCCGACCACGAGGCGGGCACCGCGACCGTCGAGGGCGACGTCGACGTCGACGCGGTCGTGGCCGCCATCGAGGAGGCCGGCTACGAAGCGTCCGCGTAA
- a CDS encoding NAD-dependent epimerase/dehydratase family protein encodes MDTVLITGSAGGVGAWTVDALSDAGREVVAVDRETPPTDDRRDDVDYVAADLTDYGETRQVVDAAAPDAVVHLAAIPHPEDHAGSRVFANNVESAYNVFDAAGAAGARIVWASSESLYGTVFAEDDWLPDSLPIDEETPTEPEDPYGLSKVVGEEVAAAAARRHGVPAVSLRLSWVTLPGDERRREARETFDPATAEPSGNCWSSVDVRDVVSAIEAAIDPETEVDGHEAVLIVSAENFLGRDTAATIEAVHGDRPADCDLDGDESVFDCSKAKRLLGWEPAHSWRDEVETDGESD; translated from the coding sequence ATGGACACGGTACTGATCACCGGAAGCGCCGGCGGCGTCGGCGCGTGGACCGTCGACGCGCTCTCCGACGCGGGCCGCGAGGTGGTCGCCGTCGACCGCGAAACGCCGCCGACGGACGACCGCCGAGACGACGTCGACTACGTGGCGGCGGACCTCACCGACTACGGCGAGACGCGCCAGGTGGTCGACGCCGCCGCGCCCGACGCGGTCGTCCACCTCGCCGCGATCCCGCACCCAGAGGACCACGCCGGCTCGCGGGTGTTCGCGAACAACGTCGAGAGCGCGTACAACGTCTTCGACGCGGCCGGCGCCGCTGGCGCCCGCATCGTTTGGGCGTCGAGCGAGAGCCTCTACGGCACCGTCTTCGCCGAAGACGACTGGCTCCCCGACAGCCTCCCGATCGACGAGGAGACGCCGACCGAACCCGAGGACCCGTACGGGCTCTCGAAGGTCGTCGGCGAGGAGGTCGCGGCCGCCGCCGCCCGCCGGCACGGCGTCCCCGCAGTCTCGCTGCGCCTCTCGTGGGTCACGCTCCCGGGCGACGAGCGGCGCCGCGAGGCCCGGGAGACGTTCGACCCCGCGACCGCGGAGCCGAGCGGCAACTGCTGGTCCTCCGTCGACGTGCGCGATGTCGTCTCCGCGATCGAGGCCGCGATCGACCCCGAGACCGAGGTCGACGGCCACGAGGCGGTGCTGATCGTCTCTGCGGAGAATTTCCTCGGCCGCGACACCGCCGCGACGATCGAGGCGGTTCACGGCGACCGCCCCGCCGACTGCGACCTCGACGGCGACGAGTCCGTCTTCGACTGCTCGAAGGCGAAGCGGCTGCTCGGGTGGGAGCCGGCACACTCGTGGCGCGACGAGGTCGAAACGGACGGCGAGAGCGACTAA
- a CDS encoding DUF5305 domain-containing protein, translating into MSEDAPNERRLRLRAVLNAQSTAILVVCLLLVAVGAGLAYTTHVDPGTETESRTVSSLTVESEYRHSATVTEPNAVFETGTELDGRDTYFTRIAPELDVDVATSYAASTAENVTVEVGSTLVIRNVGEEGTVYWRETEPLASETVSGVSPGETVNASFALNSTAIDGRVASIEEELGASPGETETFVTTDVAVDGSIGGVPTASTQTLDMTITHGGDTYSVDEPGVQSDTTERTEQMTVEREYGVLRSFGGPLLLLVGLVGAGGIGYATREYDLALTDAEREYLSYRDDRSEFAEWITTFRLPASVHERPTAEAGSLRDLVDFAIDNDTGVVEDPETGAFHAVSGEFVYTYRPPAPAVEGDGEGPADADAVTDADPGPTAAASPDSAASPSAPAEDGDSPDRGVDAADLDAPDVDVPNEGDVWDTDSRPTDADAEDSDERDEEV; encoded by the coding sequence ATGTCCGAAGACGCTCCCAACGAACGTCGACTCCGGCTCCGCGCCGTCCTGAACGCACAGTCCACCGCGATCCTCGTCGTCTGTCTCCTCCTCGTCGCGGTCGGGGCGGGGCTCGCGTACACGACGCACGTCGACCCCGGCACGGAGACGGAGAGCCGGACGGTTTCGTCTCTCACCGTCGAGAGCGAGTACCGCCACAGCGCGACGGTGACGGAGCCGAACGCCGTCTTCGAGACCGGCACGGAGCTCGACGGGCGCGACACGTACTTCACGCGGATCGCGCCGGAGCTCGACGTGGACGTGGCGACGAGCTACGCGGCGTCGACCGCCGAGAACGTCACCGTCGAGGTCGGCTCCACGCTCGTGATCCGCAACGTCGGCGAGGAGGGGACCGTCTACTGGCGCGAGACGGAGCCGCTCGCGTCGGAGACCGTCTCCGGCGTCTCGCCCGGCGAGACGGTGAACGCCTCGTTCGCGCTCAACAGCACCGCGATAGACGGGCGGGTGGCGTCGATCGAGGAGGAGCTCGGCGCCTCGCCCGGCGAGACGGAGACGTTCGTCACGACCGACGTGGCCGTCGACGGGTCGATCGGCGGCGTCCCGACGGCGTCGACGCAGACGCTCGACATGACGATCACCCACGGCGGCGACACGTACTCCGTCGACGAGCCCGGCGTCCAGTCCGACACGACTGAGCGGACCGAGCAGATGACCGTGGAGCGGGAGTACGGCGTGCTCCGCTCGTTCGGCGGGCCGCTCCTCCTGCTCGTCGGCCTCGTCGGCGCCGGCGGGATCGGGTACGCGACGCGGGAGTACGACCTCGCGCTCACCGACGCGGAGCGGGAGTACCTCTCCTACCGCGACGACCGCTCGGAGTTCGCCGAGTGGATCACGACGTTCCGGCTCCCGGCGTCGGTCCACGAGCGGCCGACCGCCGAAGCGGGGTCGCTGCGGGACCTCGTCGACTTCGCGATCGACAACGACACCGGCGTCGTGGAGGACCCCGAGACCGGCGCGTTCCACGCCGTCTCCGGCGAGTTCGTCTACACCTACCGCCCGCCCGCGCCGGCGGTCGAGGGGGACGGAGAGGGCCCCGCCGACGCCGATGCGGTCACCGACGCGGACCCCGGCCCGACGGCGGCGGCGAGTCCGGACTCGGCCGCGAGCCCCTCGGCTCCCGCCGAGGACGGCGACTCGCCGGACCGCGGGGTCGACGCCGCCGACCTCGACGCCCCCGATGTCGACGTACCGAACGAAGGGGACGTCTGGGACACGGACTCACGTCCGACCGACGCCGACGCGGAGGACTCGGACGAACGGGACGAGGAGGTCTGA
- a CDS encoding signal peptidase I has product MSIKRTLSVALQAAAVLVVVSLVVGQFLGQPILLSYVETGSMQPTLSPGDGFVAIPAQIAGGIGPGDVVTFDAQEIQGGGLTTHRVVEETERGYVTRGDNNPFTDQDGGEPIVQDADIVAKALQVGGGVVVIPHLGTVAMGFQSALQSVQTWLAVTFGVRSFQGTQGLAYIVFGLSVVAYAVDWYLNAGTRDRDSRDRSRDDGTSVFAILGVLALVLMATATAAMVVPAGTQEYGVVSAEFESENPTVIESGTSQELEYVVPNAGLVPVYAYVTPASPGVDVDPQRLSVGSRGEASTTVTLSAPDETGYYRLFVVEHRYLAVLPPGIVDELYGVHPWAPLVAINGLLGGGIVSIGLLLLRGEPARIRSRGSRERPPLYKRLLREFYR; this is encoded by the coding sequence ATGTCCATCAAACGAACGCTGTCCGTGGCCCTTCAGGCGGCCGCGGTGCTGGTCGTCGTCTCGCTCGTCGTCGGCCAGTTCCTCGGACAGCCGATACTCCTCAGCTACGTCGAGACCGGGAGCATGCAGCCGACGCTCTCCCCCGGCGACGGGTTCGTGGCGATCCCCGCGCAGATCGCGGGCGGGATCGGCCCGGGAGACGTCGTGACGTTCGACGCCCAAGAGATCCAGGGCGGCGGCCTGACGACCCACCGCGTCGTCGAGGAGACCGAGCGCGGGTACGTCACCCGCGGCGACAACAACCCCTTCACCGACCAGGACGGGGGTGAACCGATCGTCCAAGACGCCGACATCGTCGCGAAGGCGCTTCAGGTCGGCGGCGGCGTCGTCGTGATACCGCACTTGGGCACCGTCGCGATGGGGTTCCAGTCCGCGCTCCAGTCCGTCCAGACGTGGCTCGCGGTGACGTTCGGCGTCCGCTCGTTCCAGGGGACGCAGGGGCTCGCGTACATCGTCTTCGGGCTGTCGGTCGTCGCCTACGCGGTCGACTGGTACCTCAACGCCGGCACGCGCGACCGCGACTCCCGGGACCGGTCGCGCGACGATGGCACCTCTGTGTTCGCGATCCTCGGCGTGCTGGCGCTCGTGTTGATGGCCACCGCGACGGCCGCGATGGTCGTCCCCGCCGGGACACAGGAGTACGGCGTCGTGAGCGCCGAGTTCGAGTCGGAGAACCCGACCGTCATCGAGAGCGGCACGAGCCAGGAGCTCGAGTACGTCGTCCCCAACGCCGGGCTGGTCCCCGTGTACGCGTACGTCACGCCGGCGAGCCCGGGTGTCGACGTCGACCCGCAGCGGCTCTCGGTCGGCAGTCGCGGCGAGGCGTCGACGACGGTGACGCTGTCGGCGCCCGACGAGACGGGGTACTACCGCCTGTTCGTCGTCGAACACCGCTACCTCGCCGTGCTGCCGCCCGGCATCGTCGACGAGCTGTACGGGGTCCACCCGTGGGCGCCGCTCGTCGCGATAAACGGCCTGCTCGGCGGCGGAATCGTCTCGATCGGGCTGCTGCTGTTGCGCGGCGAGCCCGCCCGGATCCGGTCGCGCGGCTCCCGGGAGCGCCCCCCGCTCTACAAGCGACTCCTCCGCGAGTTCTACAGGTAA
- a CDS encoding CARDB domain-containing protein: protein MSTVRRTLLLAVLVAAAGGLAFATGAAVVDGPGDTFAEERLAVHPVDGPNGAYAYLNDDDEIVVDVSGSNPKLPSDFEGVNPGTLASAEGVFTITYSADEYARVWIEHPEENVTFVADGESIEGEANNVTLGPDETVAIGLEVDARGAVAGTQLGGDDFDIRAEVAEPESMSSNADGEEEDADGGAATTVRRPEPDRREFEGRELSPGDGVTFDAGAMEIAGGDVTLDRVRITSENGRDVNFETVGRPDPFPSAGPLNDTRGAAPNGYFEFDHSFAGDEVSRVRFSMSVDRDYLNETGGDPDDISLYRRSESAPGGWERLETERVDPAVRRLLDLPEDRVHVTASTDEFSVFAVATDRARIRATDASLDREAVDAGESAVVRATVANEGRDDGARDVTLTADGEPLATQRVELDPGESAAVAFEPAFDDPGEYDIAVDDASAGTLAVGDPAGDGDEDDTASVEGGTDDGGTAAPDGDASDPPTEEPSGIGPSNLVGLAVFLVIALASVALVRRMPRS, encoded by the coding sequence ATGTCCACCGTCCGCCGGACCCTCCTCCTCGCTGTCCTCGTCGCCGCCGCGGGAGGCCTCGCCTTCGCGACGGGGGCAGCGGTGGTCGACGGGCCGGGGGACACGTTCGCGGAGGAGCGCCTCGCCGTTCACCCCGTGGACGGCCCCAACGGCGCCTACGCGTACCTGAACGACGACGACGAGATCGTCGTCGACGTCTCGGGGTCGAACCCGAAGCTCCCGAGCGACTTCGAGGGGGTCAACCCGGGAACCCTCGCCTCGGCCGAGGGCGTGTTCACGATCACCTACAGCGCCGACGAGTACGCCCGCGTGTGGATCGAACACCCCGAGGAGAACGTCACCTTCGTCGCCGACGGCGAGTCGATCGAGGGCGAGGCGAACAATGTCACGCTCGGTCCCGACGAGACGGTCGCGATCGGGCTCGAAGTGGACGCGCGCGGCGCCGTCGCCGGCACGCAGCTGGGCGGGGACGACTTCGACATCCGCGCCGAGGTCGCGGAACCGGAGTCGATGTCGTCGAACGCGGACGGCGAGGAGGAGGACGCCGACGGCGGCGCCGCGACGACCGTTCGTCGCCCCGAGCCCGACCGCCGAGAGTTCGAGGGCCGCGAGCTCTCTCCGGGCGACGGCGTCACGTTCGACGCGGGCGCGATGGAGATCGCAGGTGGCGACGTCACCCTCGACCGCGTGCGGATCACGAGCGAGAACGGCCGCGACGTCAACTTCGAGACGGTCGGGCGACCGGACCCGTTCCCGTCGGCGGGGCCGCTGAACGACACCCGGGGCGCGGCGCCGAACGGCTACTTCGAGTTCGACCACTCGTTCGCCGGCGATGAGGTGTCTCGCGTCCGGTTCTCTATGAGCGTCGACCGCGACTACCTCAACGAGACGGGCGGCGACCCCGACGACATCTCGCTGTACCGCCGGTCCGAGTCGGCGCCCGGCGGCTGGGAACGGCTGGAGACGGAGCGCGTCGACCCGGCCGTCCGCCGCCTGCTCGACCTGCCCGAGGACCGGGTCCACGTCACGGCGTCGACCGACGAGTTCTCGGTGTTCGCCGTGGCGACCGACCGGGCCCGCATCCGCGCGACCGACGCCTCGCTCGACCGCGAGGCCGTCGACGCCGGCGAGTCGGCCGTCGTCCGCGCAACGGTCGCGAACGAGGGGCGCGACGACGGCGCGCGCGACGTGACGCTCACCGCGGACGGCGAGCCGCTCGCGACGCAGCGGGTCGAACTCGACCCCGGAGAGAGCGCGGCCGTCGCGTTCGAACCGGCGTTCGACGACCCCGGCGAGTACGACATCGCGGTCGACGACGCCTCGGCGGGGACGCTCGCGGTCGGCGACCCGGCCGGTGACGGCGACGAGGACGACACCGCGTCTGTCGAGGGAGGAACGGACGACGGCGGCACGGCGGCGCCCGACGGCGACGCGTCCGATCCGCCCACCGAGGAGCCGAGCGGGATCGGCCCGTCGAACCTCGTCGGACTCGCCGTGTTCCTCGTCATCGCCTTGGCGAGCGTCGCGCTCGTGCGGCGGATGCCGCGGTCGTGA
- a CDS encoding DUF7344 domain-containing protein: MASAQQIETGGAEPAAEISEDDLFDVLANQRRRFAVHLLKREPDDAVEIGEMAEQIAAWENGIDTAEISSSERKRVYTALQQSHLPKMDDAGVVEFNKARGVVEPTPALTDVDVYLDVVEGREIPWSEYYLGLSGVAAALVSAVWIGVWPFTLLPEMAWTLAIVVAFAFSALAHKYYTAEMEVGRGEEPPEVGGE, encoded by the coding sequence ATGGCGTCGGCACAGCAGATCGAGACGGGAGGGGCAGAGCCGGCGGCGGAGATCTCCGAAGACGATCTGTTCGACGTTCTGGCCAACCAGCGGCGGCGGTTCGCGGTACACCTGCTGAAACGCGAGCCGGACGACGCGGTCGAGATCGGCGAGATGGCGGAGCAGATCGCGGCCTGGGAGAACGGGATCGACACCGCCGAGATATCGAGCAGCGAGCGGAAGCGAGTGTACACGGCGCTCCAGCAGTCGCACCTGCCGAAGATGGACGACGCGGGGGTCGTGGAGTTCAACAAGGCGCGCGGTGTCGTCGAGCCGACGCCGGCGCTGACGGACGTGGACGTCTACCTCGACGTCGTGGAGGGCCGAGAGATACCGTGGAGCGAGTACTACCTCGGGCTCTCCGGCGTCGCCGCCGCGCTCGTCTCGGCGGTGTGGATCGGGGTGTGGCCGTTCACGCTCCTCCCCGAGATGGCGTGGACGCTGGCTATCGTCGTCGCGTTCGCGTTCTCGGCGCTGGCGCACAAGTACTACACCGCGGAGATGGAGGTCGGCCGCGGCGAGGAGCCGCCCGAAGTGGGCGGCGAGTGA